DNA sequence from the Methylomonas albis genome:
GGCTGATAGCCAAACCCAAGCCCGTGCCACCAAAGCGGCGGGTGATAGAGGTATCGGCTTGGGTAAAGGCGCTGAATATGTCGTTTTGCGCGCTGTCGGAAATGCCGATGCCGGTATCACGGACGCTAAAGCGCAACCTGACCTGCTGTGCATCCGCTGCTTCTACCGTGATGCGTAATTCAACTTCACCCTGCTGGGTAAATTTGATGGCGTTGCTGAGCAAATTAATCAGCACTTGTTGTAAACGTGCCGCGTCCCCAATTAATCTGGTAAGGTCGTGCTTTGGTGGGTTGATGATCAATTCCAGGTTTTTGCCTTTAAGCAAGGGTAGGCTTAGATCGGCTACTCGTTCCAGCATGTCGAGCAAATTAAATTGTGAGTGTTCAAGCTCTAAATGCCCAGCCTCGATCTTGGAAAAGTCCAGAATATCGTTAATGATCGTCAGCAGCGTTTCCCCGGCACTATGTATTTTCCGCACTAATTGCTGGGTGTCATCGTCCAGGGCACGCTTCTCCAGCAAATAACAAAACCCCAGCACCGCATTCATCGGCGTGCGGATTTCATGGCTCATGTTGGCTATAAAAGTGCCTTTTACTTGCGATAAGCGCTCGGCTTCCTGTCGGGCGGCGAATAATTCCTGGGTCCGATTTTCAACCAGTTTTTCGAGTTGAGCGCGATAAAGAGCAAGCTCCGATTCGTTTTCCTTACGCTCACTGATGTCTTGTTTGATAGAAATGAAATGTCGAATCACCCCATTTTGATCGGGAACCGGCGTAATAATCTTTTGCTCGAAGAAAAAGCTGCCATCCTTGCGCCTATTTTTAATTTCGCCTGACCATACATCCCCCTGGGAAATAGTCCGCCACTGAGCGTCATAGAAATCGTCACTGAGTTCAGCTGATTTGAATAATTGCCGTGGGGTCAAGCCCTTGGCCTCGGTAAGGCTATAACCCGTCATCTGGGTAAACGACGGGTTCACCCACTGAATAACATCCTCTGCATTGGTAATCATGATGCCGTTTGCTGCAGCTTCCAGCGCCCGGCCGCGTAGATCTAAATCCCTTTCAGATTGTTTGCGAAGACTAATATTTTGAACAGTACCAATCCGATACACAATCGAATCGTCTTGTTTGACACTGACCACATCAATTTGCACATCAAACTCGGTTCCCCATTTGGAAATATGCTTTGACTCAAAGGTCACTTGGCCCTCTGCATCCGCGATTTTAATTAATGCTTTGATCTGTTCGTGTCTGTCGGCCTTGTATAACCCGAAAATCGGCAGGCCGACAAGCTCATCCGGGGTATCGTAACCTTCAAGTTTGGCAAAGGCCGGATTCACGCAAAGAATCAGATTGGTGGCGGGATCAACAATGACGATGCCGTGCGCACAATTCTGAAAGGCATTCGACCAAAGCTGCAACTCCGCCAACATCTGATGCTGTGCAGTTACATCGACATGGGTGCCTATCATTCGTAAAGGGCGTCCCTTGGTATCACGGCTGATGACCATTCCCCGCGCTTGTATCCACAACATTTGGTTTTGTCGATTGCGCATTCGATATTCTTGTTGGTAAAAGGCTGTTTCGCCACGAAGATACTGCTCTACGGCTGTCATCGCCGCGTTAAGATCATCGGGATCGAGTCGCGACGACCATTCTTCAAAGCGATCGGAAATTTCCTCTTCCGCATAGCCCAACATGGTCTTCCAGCGTTTTGAGAAAAACACGCTGTCGTTTGGAATGTCCCAGTCCCAAACCCCCTGGTCGCTGCCTTCCAAGGCAAACTGCCAACGTGCCTCGGAAGCCTTTAAATTGGCTTCATTTTCTTTTAAGTCCTGAATATCGGTGCAAGTGCCTATCCATTTATAGATTTCGCCGTTTTCGTTTAGCAGTGGTACGCCCCGAATCAACCACCAGCGATAAACGCCATCAGTGCGCCGCAACCGGCATTCCAATGAATAGGCATCAAGTTGCTGTGTGGCGCGCTGCCAGGCTTCCCTTGCCCGCTGTTGATCGTCCGGATGAAAAGGGATAATCCAGCCCTGTCCACAACTTTCCTCCAGCGACAAGCCGGTATACTCCACCCATGTTTGATTGGAATAGATATTCCAGCCGTCAGGTCTGGTAGCCCAAACCATTTGTGGCATGGATTCCGCAAAAATTTGAAATTCCCGCTCTAGCGCGCTGGTCTCTGTTATTCCTCGCAGGCGGGCTATTTCAAGACGTGACTGCACGGTCGTCAGTAGTTCGCTGGCACTGAATGGCTTGACCAAGTAATCGTCGGCACCACATTTAAGTCCATCCGCGCGCGCCTCTTCACCGGCACGCGCGGATAGGAGAACAATAGGTAGTGAACTTGTCGCCGGCGACTCGCGAAGCGCCGATACTAGGCCAAATCCGTCCAGACACGGCATCATAATGTCGGTAAGGACAAGATCCGGGCGCTGCTCCTGTATGGCGGCTAGCGCGGCTTCGCCGTCCCGAAAAGCAGATACTTGATAGCCCTGTTTTTGTAATAGTTGGCTAAGGTATTCCAGCATGTCGGCGTTGTCGTCCGCCAAGACGATACGCGCCAAGGGGCTGCGGTCAGCAGCCGATGTGCTGGTTTCAGTCAATCCGCCACCAACACTTGATTCACTGTCAGCATCCGGCAGCCAGCTCGCTACTTCATTGATAAATAGTCGGGCTTCTGCCGGATCGGATTGTTGAGTGTCACGAATGTTCTCTAACTGCAAATGCCCGGTTCCCATTGGCACCGTGACGGTAAAGATACTGCCGACGTCCAATTGACTTTCTACGCGGACATCACCCCCCTGCAATCTGGCCAGTTCCTGCACCAAAGCAAGACCGATGCCGGTGCCTTCGTGCGTGCGGGATCGCGCGTTTTGAACCCGATGAAACCGCTCAAAAATCCGTGCTTGCTGGTCTTCGGCAATACCCACTCCGGTGTCGCGGACAGTAAGTTCTACGTACTTTTCGCCGCCACGCACCGAAATCTCTATCTCGCCGGCAAAGGTAAATTTCAACGCGTTGCCGAGCAGATTGATGACGATTTTTTCCCACATTCGCCTATCCACATAAACCGGCTCCGGCAGGGGCGGCGTGGAAACGATAAACCTAAGGCCGGCTTTTTCAATTGTCGAACGGAATAAACTGGCAAGATCGGCTGTGACCTTCCCCAGCTCCGTGGCTTGGTAGACAGCCTCCATGCGGTTGGCTTCTATGCTGGCAAAATCAAGTAAGGTATTGACTAGCTTGAGTAGCCGTAATCCGTTGCGCTGTACTAACTTGAGTTGATCGACTGCAGTTGCCGGTAAGTTGGCGTCTGCATGGGCAGAGCCCGCCAGCAAGTCTTCCAGCGGTCCCAGCATTAAGGTAATGGGCGTGCGGAATTCGTGGCTGACATTACTAAAGAAAGCTATTTTTGCCCGATCCAGCTCTGCGAGCGCTTCGCTACGCTGGCGCTCATCCTGGTCAGCTTGCGCTTTAACCAGCAGGCTGGACACAGCTGAACCGAGCATGGCATAGAAATTTCGGTAGGGTTCATCCAAGGCGCGTCGCGCGCTAACTCCGGCCACCAATAAGTACTGATGACGTTCAGCACCAAAGGTGGTCAAAGGCAAGACCACGGCGGAATGGACCGGCTCGGGATAGGGATCGCAAATGAAAGGACCGAAACGACTCGTTAAGTGCTCTACCTCGACGTTCCGGCCGCTCTGCACGGCTTCTGCCAGCGGCCATGCGGCGGGCGAGGTTATTGTTGAGTACATTGCCGATTGAGTGTCCTGGTTGACACCAACCTTGCCGATGAGCTGTGCCTCACCGGTTTTATCATCCAGTCGGTAACACAACACAAAAGGCACATCCAGGCTGTGTCTTGCTAGTGTCTGCAGTAGTTGCTGAAGGGTATCCGCGACACTACGCAGACTCTCTGTTTGATAGGCAATATCACGCAATACTTGCAGTCGGCGTTCAATCAGCGATTGTTGGGTCAGCTCGGTTACCGGGTGGAACAATCCGACTACAGCGCCCGATTCGTCGTGAATAGGGCTGAACGAGAAGGTGAAAAAGGTTTCTTCCAGGTAACCGTTCCGGTCGAGAAACATCCGTTGATTGGTCAGAAAAGCGGTCCGACCAGCCGCGGCACTCTCGAAAGCTGCGCCTATCACTGGCCAGGCGGTGAGCCAGCATTCCTTGAAGTCCTGGCCCATCGAATGTGGGTGTTTGGCACCAGTGATGGGCCAATAGCCGTCGTTATAGATTTGAATTCGCTCAGGGCCCCAGACAATAGAAATGGGGAAATTAGAGGAAAGACAAAGGCTCACGGTCGTGCGTAAGCTTTGCGGCCAGGACTCTATCGGACCGAGTGGTGTTTTGGACCAATTCTTGGCGGCAACCAGTTTCCCCATTTCACCGGCACTCTGCAGCCAGTTGCTTGAATTTGAATTGTTCATGGCCTGGGCGAGGAGAAAGATTTTCTAAGTTTAGCCCGTTTTAAGGTGATGATGGTGGTCTGCGGAATAGGCTGCCCGCTATTGGGTTGGCAGGTGGGGGCTCTATTGAATTGATTGCCAGCAATTCCGTGTTTTGTTGGTAAGCTAGCGGCATAATTATGCTTATAACCACACCCCCGGAGAAAATAATGACCACGCTAATTCGAATCGCTGCCGCCACTGTGTTAATCCTGAGCGGCAATGCGGCACATGCCTACGGCAGCAGCCAAAGTTCGCAACACTGCGATAAACCGGTGTTTTCCGAGTTCCAGCCGGCGACCAATAAATACTTGCAATCATTTAGTGAGTTTTCGTTTACGGCCTCTGCCAATACCACGCTGACATCGATTATGGTGACGGTCAGCGCTGGTGATACCAAATATCATTTCATGTCCAAAGAATTGCAAATTACCCACCAACCTAGCGGCCGTTTGGAGGTAAAAGGCAAAGTGGATAGACCTATAGAAGGTGGCTTTGCACGCCTGAGCATTACCGCACATAGCAAACCCGGATGCGAAAAAACCGATGGTTACTTGGTTCGGATTCATTGATCGCTTGACTCCCCGCCGCCCGACTTTTATAGCCTATCCAAACCCCTGCGGCAGTAATCCGCAGGGTTTGCAAACACCCAAAGCTTGACTGGTTAGAGCGTTTTTCGGATACGCTCTCCATCGCTGTATCTAACCGCCTCCCTGAAGCTTATCGGTTTGCCTTGTCGATTGGGTAAACAGGCATAAGCCCGTCGCCAAACTTAAGGACAGCAAGCATCCGGCAAGACCTAGTATCTGGTCTATAGTTGCGAATAAGCGCCAGAGCCAGTGCTGGCACGTTAGAGGGATACGGAGCACTTGTCATCCCTGTAAAAGC
Encoded proteins:
- a CDS encoding response regulator, whose product is MNNSNSSNWLQSAGEMGKLVAAKNWSKTPLGPIESWPQSLRTTVSLCLSSNFPISIVWGPERIQIYNDGYWPITGAKHPHSMGQDFKECWLTAWPVIGAAFESAAAGRTAFLTNQRMFLDRNGYLEETFFTFSFSPIHDESGAVVGLFHPVTELTQQSLIERRLQVLRDIAYQTESLRSVADTLQQLLQTLARHSLDVPFVLCYRLDDKTGEAQLIGKVGVNQDTQSAMYSTITSPAAWPLAEAVQSGRNVEVEHLTSRFGPFICDPYPEPVHSAVVLPLTTFGAERHQYLLVAGVSARRALDEPYRNFYAMLGSAVSSLLVKAQADQDERQRSEALAELDRAKIAFFSNVSHEFRTPITLMLGPLEDLLAGSAHADANLPATAVDQLKLVQRNGLRLLKLVNTLLDFASIEANRMEAVYQATELGKVTADLASLFRSTIEKAGLRFIVSTPPLPEPVYVDRRMWEKIVINLLGNALKFTFAGEIEISVRGGEKYVELTVRDTGVGIAEDQQARIFERFHRVQNARSRTHEGTGIGLALVQELARLQGGDVRVESQLDVGSIFTVTVPMGTGHLQLENIRDTQQSDPAEARLFINEVASWLPDADSESSVGGGLTETSTSAADRSPLARIVLADDNADMLEYLSQLLQKQGYQVSAFRDGEAALAAIQEQRPDLVLTDIMMPCLDGFGLVSALRESPATSSLPIVLLSARAGEEARADGLKCGADDYLVKPFSASELLTTVQSRLEIARLRGITETSALEREFQIFAESMPQMVWATRPDGWNIYSNQTWVEYTGLSLEESCGQGWIIPFHPDDQQRAREAWQRATQQLDAYSLECRLRRTDGVYRWWLIRGVPLLNENGEIYKWIGTCTDIQDLKENEANLKASEARWQFALEGSDQGVWDWDIPNDSVFFSKRWKTMLGYAEEEISDRFEEWSSRLDPDDLNAAMTAVEQYLRGETAFYQQEYRMRNRQNQMLWIQARGMVISRDTKGRPLRMIGTHVDVTAQHQMLAELQLWSNAFQNCAHGIVIVDPATNLILCVNPAFAKLEGYDTPDELVGLPIFGLYKADRHEQIKALIKIADAEGQVTFESKHISKWGTEFDVQIDVVSVKQDDSIVYRIGTVQNISLRKQSERDLDLRGRALEAAANGIMITNAEDVIQWVNPSFTQMTGYSLTEAKGLTPRQLFKSAELSDDFYDAQWRTISQGDVWSGEIKNRRKDGSFFFEQKIITPVPDQNGVIRHFISIKQDISERKENESELALYRAQLEKLVENRTQELFAARQEAERLSQVKGTFIANMSHEIRTPMNAVLGFCYLLEKRALDDDTQQLVRKIHSAGETLLTIINDILDFSKIEAGHLELEHSQFNLLDMLERVADLSLPLLKGKNLELIINPPKHDLTRLIGDAARLQQVLINLLSNAIKFTQQGEVELRITVEAADAQQVRLRFSVRDTGIGISDSAQNDIFSAFTQADTSITRRFGGTGLGLAISRQLVNLMGGTLQIKSQIGSGSEFWFTLPMTHNNQVEKTHSPALSALHVLVSDDSDPARAALVNTAKCLGWTADSTASGEMALFQIESQWETHPHYDVILLDWKMPGLDGFAAARAIRQTLQAKGCDAQNMPVLIMVTAYTYDELLSHPDMVFIDTVLSKPITASVLYNAVSMQLSRREPNNGLASTPPKLPYLPRISGVRVLVVDDSEINREVAKQILEADGAAVFLASDGQEALDWLSAKDHVVDIILMDIQMPRLDGYAATKLIRQQRQWQSLPIIALTAGAFNELEDAAREAGMDDYVSKPFNVDHLLNVIHHFTDLGARDKDSSVATSLETPSAPATQSSISTYASVALPGIDLAYLLNQWRDKDLYQKYLSKFVENYAGVGETINEYINNGDLAPAAILTHKLVGVAGTLALKQVALKARELNELLKSEDAASGKASQELQAAIDEACSSIAVLIQSNNEMLESATTNKAPKDSIALTRLICELLEALEQHDPQLAEKQLQDLAIKLPASEIESIRSRLDDFDFNAAIALSKELLIRISPP